GAGTACTACAACGCCGATATCGCCTTGGTCTACCGCCTCCTTGCGAGGGCCGCGGTTGTGTTCACCGCGCTATCTGTTGTTTACTATCTATTTCTTATATATTGAGGGGGCTGTGTCTATCCGTGCTTATTGTCATTGTGGGCCCCATGTTTGCTGGCAAGACGACGGAGCTTATTAGGAGGGTTGAGAGACACGTCATAGCCGGTAGGAGGGCCGTGGTTTTCAAGCCTTCTATTGATTCGAGATATGACGCGTCGAAGGTGGCGGCGCATAACGGGCTTAGGTTCGGCGCCGTTGTGGTGCCTCCCAGCGAGGAGGGCGTCGAGGCAATTGGCAAGATGGGTGTTGAGTACGACGTAGTCGCTGTGGACGAGATTCAGTTCTTCCCCGTTCAGCTGGCCGAGGTGTTGAACAGCTTAGCCAACGGGAGGGTTGTAATCGCGGCGGGTCTAAACCTGGACTTCAG
The sequence above is drawn from the Pyrobaculum ferrireducens genome and encodes:
- a CDS encoding thymidine kinase yields the protein MLIVIVGPMFAGKTTELIRRVERHVIAGRRAVVFKPSIDSRYDASKVAAHNGLRFGAVVVPPSEEGVEAIGKMGVEYDVVAVDEIQFFPVQLAEVLNSLANGRVVIAAGLNLDFRGEPFETTARVMAYADRVISLTAVCKVCGRPATRTQRLVNGVPAPRDSPRILVGGGDSYEARCRRHFVNPL